The Providencia rettgeri genome includes a window with the following:
- the infB gene encoding Translation initiation factor IF-2 encodes MTETVKTLATEIQTTVDRLVQQFAEAGIKKGENDSVSQSEKEALLSHLNREQGGAAGQPSKLTLQRKTRSTLSVPVTGGKSKSVNVEVRKKRTYVNRDAEEAKAEEQAQREAEEQAQREAEELAQRQAEAKRLAEETAKREAEEKAKREAQEKAKREAADKATREAAEREKVKPSENQQKAGKAVESNADKQRREAEAAELKRKAEEETQRKVEAEARRVAEEARKMAEENGEKWTADTKTEEDSDYHTTTSTHARAAEDESDEKEEGRRSRNRTAKAPRQKKGNKLSEKADREEERAAGRSGRSKGKQRKGSSLQQSFTKPAVAVNRDVVIGETITVGELANKMAVKGSQVIKTMMKMGAMATINQVIDQETAQLVAEEMGHKVILRRENELEEAVMNDRDTGSALQEPRAPVVTIMGHVDHGKTSLLDYIRSTKVASGEAGGITQHIGAYHVQTDKGMITFLDTPGHAAFTSMRARGAQATDIVVLVVAADDGVMPQTIEAIQHAKAAGVPIVVAVNKIDKPEADPDRVRNELSQYGVISEDWGGDTQFISVSAKKGTGIDELLDAILLQAEVLELKAVYAGMASGVVVESYLDKGRGPVATILVQEGTLNKGDIVLCGFEYGRIRAMRNELGKEVQSAGPSMPVEILGLSNVPSAGDEATVVRDEKKAREVALYRQGKFRDVKLARQQKSKLENMFANMEEGKVSELNIVLKTDVQGTCEAITDSLMKLSTDEVKIKIIGSGVGGITETDATLAAASNAIILGFNVRADASARRVIESESVDLRYYSVIYSLIDEIKQAMSGMLAPEYKQQIIGLAEVRDVFKSPKFGAVAGCMVTEGTIKRNNPIRVLRDNVVIYEGELESLRRFKDDVNEVRNGMECGIGVKNYNDVRVGDMIEVFEIIEVKRSIDG; translated from the coding sequence ATGACAGAAACTGTAAAAACATTGGCAACGGAAATTCAAACCACAGTTGATCGCCTGGTACAGCAATTTGCTGAAGCAGGGATCAAAAAAGGTGAGAATGACTCTGTTAGCCAGTCAGAAAAAGAAGCTTTACTGAGCCATTTAAACCGTGAACAAGGCGGAGCAGCGGGTCAGCCAAGCAAATTGACACTACAGCGCAAAACTCGTAGTACGCTGAGTGTCCCCGTCACCGGTGGCAAAAGCAAATCGGTAAATGTCGAAGTCCGCAAAAAACGCACTTATGTGAACCGTGATGCTGAAGAAGCAAAAGCGGAAGAGCAGGCGCAGCGTGAAGCGGAAGAGCAGGCACAGCGCGAAGCTGAAGAACTGGCACAACGTCAAGCAGAAGCAAAACGATTAGCAGAAGAAACAGCTAAACGTGAAGCGGAAGAAAAGGCAAAACGTGAAGCCCAAGAGAAAGCAAAACGTGAAGCAGCAGATAAAGCTACGCGCGAAGCAGCGGAAAGAGAAAAAGTGAAACCAAGCGAAAATCAACAAAAAGCAGGCAAAGCTGTAGAAAGTAATGCCGACAAACAACGCCGTGAAGCTGAAGCTGCGGAGCTAAAACGTAAAGCTGAAGAAGAAACTCAGCGCAAAGTTGAAGCAGAAGCACGTCGCGTGGCTGAAGAAGCACGCAAAATGGCTGAAGAAAACGGTGAAAAGTGGACTGCAGACACGAAAACTGAAGAAGACAGCGATTATCACACAACAACTTCGACGCACGCTCGTGCAGCCGAAGATGAAAGTGATGAGAAAGAAGAAGGCCGTCGTTCACGTAATCGTACTGCAAAAGCACCTCGCCAAAAGAAAGGTAATAAACTTTCTGAAAAAGCAGATCGCGAAGAAGAACGTGCCGCTGGCCGTTCAGGTCGCAGCAAAGGTAAGCAACGTAAAGGTAGTTCTTTACAACAAAGCTTTACTAAGCCAGCCGTTGCGGTTAACCGTGATGTGGTAATTGGTGAAACGATCACCGTTGGTGAACTTGCTAATAAAATGGCAGTAAAAGGTTCTCAAGTCATCAAAACTATGATGAAGATGGGCGCCATGGCGACTATCAACCAAGTGATTGACCAAGAAACTGCACAGTTGGTCGCAGAGGAAATGGGCCACAAAGTTATTCTGCGTCGTGAAAACGAATTAGAAGAAGCGGTAATGAATGACCGTGACACGGGTTCTGCACTTCAAGAGCCACGTGCGCCAGTTGTGACCATTATGGGTCACGTTGACCATGGTAAAACCTCTCTACTTGACTACATTCGTTCAACGAAAGTAGCATCAGGTGAAGCGGGTGGTATTACTCAGCACATTGGTGCTTACCACGTACAAACTGACAAGGGTATGATCACCTTCTTAGATACTCCAGGTCACGCCGCATTCACTTCAATGCGTGCTCGTGGTGCTCAGGCAACGGATATCGTTGTTCTGGTTGTTGCCGCAGACGATGGTGTTATGCCACAAACAATTGAAGCTATTCAGCATGCGAAAGCGGCAGGTGTGCCAATTGTTGTCGCGGTAAATAAAATTGATAAACCAGAAGCAGACCCAGATCGCGTTAGAAATGAGCTGTCTCAGTACGGTGTTATTTCTGAAGATTGGGGTGGTGATACTCAGTTCATCAGCGTTTCTGCGAAGAAAGGTACCGGTATTGATGAGCTGCTTGATGCTATCTTGCTGCAAGCTGAAGTCTTAGAACTGAAAGCAGTATATGCAGGTATGGCAAGCGGTGTCGTTGTTGAATCGTACTTAGACAAAGGTCGTGGCCCAGTTGCAACAATCCTGGTTCAAGAAGGTACATTGAACAAAGGCGATATCGTCCTGTGTGGTTTCGAATATGGCCGTATTCGTGCAATGCGTAACGAATTAGGTAAAGAAGTTCAATCTGCAGGTCCTTCAATGCCTGTTGAGATTTTAGGTTTATCTAACGTGCCTTCGGCGGGTGATGAAGCCACCGTTGTACGTGACGAGAAAAAAGCACGTGAAGTTGCCCTGTACCGTCAAGGTAAATTCCGTGATGTTAAATTAGCTCGCCAGCAGAAATCTAAACTGGAAAACATGTTTGCTAACATGGAAGAAGGTAAAGTATCTGAGCTGAACATCGTTCTGAAAACCGACGTTCAAGGTACTTGTGAAGCGATTACTGACTCTCTAATGAAGCTGTCGACTGATGAAGTTAAAATTAAGATCATCGGTTCTGGTGTCGGTGGTATCACTGAAACTGACGCAACATTAGCTGCGGCATCGAATGCTATTATCTTAGGCTTCAACGTACGTGCAGATGCTTCTGCTCGTCGTGTGATTGAAAGTGAAAGTGTTGACTTACGCTACTACTCTGTTATCTATAGCTTAATTGATGAAATCAAACAAGCGATGAGCGGTATGTTAGCGCCTGAGTACAAACAGCAAATTATTGGTCTGGCAGAAGTTCGTGATGTGTTTAAATCACCGAAATTCGGTGCTGTTGCTGGTTGTATGGTCACTGAAGGCACCATCAAACGTAATAACCCAATCCGTGTATTACGTGATAACGTCGTTATCTATGAGGGTGAATTAGAATCACTGCGTCGCTTTAAAGATGACGTCAATGAAGTTCGTAACGGTATGGAATGTGGTATCGGCGTTAAGAACTACAACGACGTTCGCGTTGGCGATATGATCGAAGTCTTCGAAATCATTGAAGTTAAGCGTTCTATCGACGGTTAA
- the nusA gene encoding N utilization substance protein A produces the protein MNKEILAVVEAVSNEKSLPREKIFEALETALATATKKKYEQEIDVRVEIDRKSGDFDTFRRWLIVEEVTMPTREITLEAAQYEDPALQLGEYVEDQIESVVFDRITTQTAKQVIVQKVREAERAMVVDQFREQQGEIITAQVKKVNRENITLDLGNNAEAVILREDMLPRENFRPGDRIRGVLYDVRPEARGAQLFVTRSRPEMLIELFRIEVPEIGEEIIEIKAAARDPGSRAKIAVKTNDKRIDPVGACVGMRGARVQAVSSELGGERIDIVLWDDNPAQFVINAMAPADVASIVVDEDKCTMDVAVESSNLAQAIGRNGQNVRLAAQLLKKHRGDDKWELNVMTAEELNAKHQAEAHASIDTFTKHLDIDEEFATALVEEGFSTLEELAYVPINELLEIDGLDEETVEVLRERAKAALTTIELAQKESLGDNQPAEDLLNLEGMDRTLAYNLATRGICTLEDLAEQGIDDLIDIEGLDDEKAGTLIMAARNICWFGNDA, from the coding sequence ATGAATAAAGAAATTCTGGCTGTTGTAGAAGCGGTTTCTAACGAAAAATCCCTCCCTCGTGAAAAAATCTTCGAGGCTCTGGAAACTGCATTAGCGACGGCAACTAAAAAGAAATACGAGCAAGAAATTGATGTCCGTGTAGAAATTGACCGTAAATCAGGTGATTTCGACACCTTCCGTCGTTGGTTAATTGTCGAAGAAGTCACAATGCCAACGCGTGAAATTACGTTAGAAGCGGCTCAATACGAAGATCCTGCACTGCAGCTTGGAGAGTACGTCGAAGACCAAATCGAGTCTGTTGTATTTGACCGTATTACCACTCAAACAGCTAAGCAAGTTATCGTACAGAAAGTACGCGAAGCAGAGCGTGCGATGGTTGTTGACCAATTCCGTGAGCAACAAGGTGAAATTATCACTGCTCAGGTGAAAAAAGTTAATCGTGAAAATATCACGTTAGACTTAGGCAATAACGCTGAGGCTGTGATTCTGCGTGAAGATATGTTGCCACGTGAAAACTTCCGTCCAGGTGACCGTATCCGCGGAGTCCTGTATGATGTTCGTCCTGAAGCGCGCGGCGCACAACTTTTTGTTACGCGTTCTCGCCCTGAAATGCTGATTGAGTTATTCCGCATTGAAGTGCCAGAAATCGGTGAAGAAATTATTGAAATCAAAGCCGCTGCCCGTGACCCAGGTTCTCGTGCAAAAATTGCGGTTAAAACTAATGACAAGCGTATCGACCCTGTTGGTGCTTGTGTTGGTATGCGTGGAGCGCGAGTTCAAGCCGTTTCTAGTGAATTAGGCGGCGAAAGAATTGATATTGTGTTATGGGACGATAACCCAGCTCAATTCGTTATTAATGCAATGGCTCCGGCTGATGTTGCATCTATCGTGGTCGATGAAGACAAATGTACGATGGATGTTGCCGTAGAAAGCAGTAATCTGGCGCAAGCCATTGGACGTAACGGTCAAAACGTGCGTCTGGCAGCGCAATTACTGAAAAAACACCGTGGTGATGACAAGTGGGAATTAAACGTCATGACCGCAGAAGAGCTTAATGCAAAACATCAGGCAGAAGCACATGCTTCTATTGATACATTCACCAAGCATCTTGATATTGATGAAGAGTTTGCCACTGCACTTGTTGAAGAAGGCTTCTCGACGTTAGAAGAACTGGCTTACGTGCCTATTAATGAACTTCTGGAAATTGATGGTCTTGATGAAGAGACTGTTGAAGTTCTACGTGAAAGAGCGAAAGCGGCCCTCACCACAATAGAATTGGCTCAAAAAGAGAGCCTAGGTGATAATCAGCCAGCAGAAGATTTGTTGAATCTTGAAGGTATGGATCGTACTCTTGCCTATAATTTGGCTACTCGTGGAATCTGTACACTGGAAGATCTTGCTGAGCAGGGCATCGACGACCTGATTGATATTGAAGGTCTGGATGATGAGAAAGCAGGTACGCTCATCATGGCCGCACGTAATATTTGCTGGTTCGGTAACGATGCGTAA
- the rimP gene encoding Ribosome maturation factor RimP, producing the protein MSTLEQKLTEMISAPVEALGFEFVGLEFIRGRTSTLRVFIDSEEGITVDDCADVSHQVSAVLDVEDPISVIYNLEISSPGLERPLFTVAHYERFMGEEVALTLRIAMQNRRRWQGVIKAIDGEMITVTVDGKDEVFALGNIQKANLVPHF; encoded by the coding sequence TTGTCCACATTAGAACAGAAATTAACAGAGATGATTTCAGCACCGGTGGAGGCGCTAGGCTTTGAATTTGTTGGCTTAGAGTTTATCCGTGGTCGCACATCGACACTGCGTGTCTTCATCGATAGTGAAGAAGGCATCACTGTTGATGATTGTGCTGATGTCAGCCATCAGGTCAGTGCAGTATTGGACGTTGAAGATCCAATTTCTGTCATTTATAACCTGGAAATATCGTCACCAGGGCTTGAGCGTCCATTATTCACTGTTGCGCATTACGAGCGTTTTATGGGTGAAGAGGTGGCATTGACTTTGCGTATAGCAATGCAGAACCGCCGTAGGTGGCAAGGCGTTATTAAGGCCATAGACGGTGAAATGATTACGGTTACTGTAGATGGTAAGGATGAGGTGTTCGCCCTCGGCAACATCCAGAAAGCTAACTTGGTACCCCACTTTTAA
- the secG gene encoding Preprotein translocase band 1 subunit — protein sequence MYVALLIIFLLAAIGLIGLIMLQQGKGADMGASFGAGASATLFGSSGSGNFMTRMTGILAAVFFIISLVLGNMTANKYGTGSGSKWENISEPAKVEQPTDVPAAPATPTSDIPR from the coding sequence ATGTATGTAGCTCTTTTAATTATTTTCTTGCTAGCGGCTATCGGGCTTATTGGTCTGATTATGTTACAGCAAGGTAAAGGTGCTGACATGGGAGCTTCATTCGGTGCGGGCGCTTCTGCAACACTGTTTGGTTCATCGGGCTCAGGTAACTTCATGACCCGTATGACTGGAATCTTGGCTGCTGTGTTTTTCATCATCAGTTTGGTACTTGGCAATATGACTGCTAACAAGTACGGAACTGGTAGTGGTAGTAAGTGGGAAAACATTAGTGAACCTGCAAAAGTCGAGCAACCAACAGACGTTCCGGCAGCACCAGCTACACCAACGAGCGATATCCCTCGTTAA
- the glmM gene encoding Phosphoglucosamine mutase produces MSDRKYFGTDGIRGKVGDSPITPDFVLKLGWAAGKVLARHGSRKIIIGKDTRISGYMLESSLEAGLAAAGLSASFTGPMPTPAVAYLTRTFRAEAGIVISASHNPYYDNGIKFFSIDGTKLPDEVEEAIEAEMEKPITCVESAELGRANRIVDAAGRYIEFCKGTFPNEQSLASLKIVIDCANGATYHIAPNVFRELGAEVITIGCDPNGININEECGATDVRQLQQKVLEEKAHVGLAFDGDGDRIIMVDHLGEKVDGDQILFIIAREALRQGQLKGGVVGTLMSNMGLEIALKQLGIPFERAKVGDRYVLEKLQEKGWRMGAENSGHVILLDKTTTGDGIVAGLQVLSAMVRNHMSLHDLCSGMKLLPQVLVNVRFKGQHDPLQSDAVVAANEEVEKQLAGKGRVLLRKSGTEPLIRVMVEGENEADVTAMANHIADAVKAAG; encoded by the coding sequence TGGTACTGATGGTATTCGTGGCAAAGTGGGTGATAGCCCAATTACCCCTGATTTTGTTTTAAAATTAGGTTGGGCGGCAGGAAAAGTTCTCGCACGCCATGGTTCACGTAAAATTATTATTGGTAAAGATACGCGTATTTCTGGCTATATGCTGGAGTCCTCGCTAGAAGCCGGCTTAGCTGCTGCAGGTTTATCTGCATCTTTCACTGGCCCAATGCCAACCCCTGCGGTCGCTTATTTAACACGTACTTTCCGCGCAGAAGCGGGGATTGTCATTTCAGCATCTCATAACCCATATTATGACAATGGGATTAAATTCTTCTCAATTGATGGAACCAAATTGCCTGATGAAGTCGAAGAAGCTATTGAAGCTGAAATGGAAAAGCCGATCACATGCGTTGAATCAGCAGAATTAGGTCGTGCAAACCGTATTGTCGATGCTGCGGGCCGTTATATTGAATTTTGTAAAGGTACGTTCCCGAACGAACAAAGCCTAGCAAGTTTAAAAATAGTGATTGACTGTGCTAACGGGGCGACTTATCACATCGCACCAAATGTGTTTCGTGAATTAGGGGCTGAGGTTATCACTATCGGTTGTGATCCTAATGGGATCAACATCAATGAAGAATGTGGTGCAACGGATGTGCGTCAATTGCAACAAAAAGTACTGGAAGAAAAAGCGCACGTTGGTTTGGCATTTGATGGTGATGGCGACCGCATTATCATGGTTGACCACCTCGGTGAAAAAGTCGATGGTGACCAAATCCTCTTTATTATTGCTCGTGAAGCGCTACGTCAAGGCCAGCTAAAAGGCGGCGTAGTCGGAACACTAATGAGTAATATGGGGTTAGAAATCGCTCTGAAACAATTAGGAATTCCTTTTGAGCGTGCAAAAGTGGGCGACCGCTATGTCCTCGAAAAATTACAGGAAAAAGGTTGGCGCATGGGGGCTGAAAACTCAGGCCACGTGATTTTATTGGATAAAACGACTACTGGTGACGGGATTGTTGCAGGCTTGCAGGTATTAAGTGCTATGGTACGTAACCATATGAGCTTACATGACTTATGCAGTGGTATGAAATTATTACCTCAAGTGTTAGTCAATGTCCGTTTCAAAGGCCAACACGACCCACTACAAAGTGATGCGGTGGTTGCAGCGAACGAAGAAGTTGAAAAACAATTGGCAGGAAAAGGCCGCGTATTATTGAGAAAATCAGGAACAGAGCCGCTAATCCGTGTCATGGTTGAAGGTGAAAACGAAGCTGATGTGACTGCAATGGCAAACCATATTGCGGATGCTGTGAAAGCCGCAGGCTAA